One window from the genome of Maridesulfovibrio zosterae DSM 11974 encodes:
- a CDS encoding SDR family oxidoreductase codes for MSQDKVAVITAGGSGMGAGAARKLAAEGYKVAVLSSSGKGEDLANELSGFGYTGSNLNPDDLSEFISKVLEKWGRIDVVVNSAGHGPKGDILEMTDEDYIKGMEVYLLNVIRIARLVTPVMLKQGCGSIVNISTYACFEPEELFPTSGMFRSSLAAFSKLYADKYADKGIRINNILPGFIDSLPEKDERRARIPMGRYGKVEEIADAIYFLASEKSSYITGQNLRVDGGITRSV; via the coding sequence ATGAGCCAGGATAAAGTGGCTGTCATTACAGCCGGCGGAAGTGGAATGGGCGCAGGAGCAGCCCGGAAATTAGCTGCTGAGGGTTACAAAGTAGCTGTTCTTTCATCATCAGGTAAAGGTGAAGACCTTGCAAATGAACTTAGCGGATTCGGTTACACAGGTTCTAACCTCAACCCTGATGATCTGAGTGAATTTATCAGTAAGGTTCTAGAAAAATGGGGAAGAATTGATGTCGTTGTCAATAGTGCAGGACACGGTCCGAAAGGTGATATTCTTGAAATGACTGATGAGGATTACATCAAGGGTATGGAAGTATATCTGCTAAACGTCATTCGCATTGCCCGCCTCGTGACACCTGTTATGCTGAAACAGGGCTGCGGCTCAATTGTCAACATTTCAACTTATGCCTGCTTCGAGCCTGAAGAACTCTTTCCCACATCCGGCATGTTCCGCTCAAGTCTTGCAGCGTTCAGTAAGCTTTATGCTGATAAATATGCAGATAAAGGAATTCGTATTAATAATATTCTTCCCGGATTTATTGATAGCCTGCCGGAAAAAGATGAACGTCGCGCGCGCATTCCAATGGGCCGTTATGGTAAAGTTGAGGAAATAGCAGATGCTATTTATTTTCTTGCTTCTGAAAAATCAAGCTACATAACGGGACAAAATCTGCGCGTAGACGGCGGTATAACAAGATCTGTTTAA
- a CDS encoding calcium-binding protein — MKKVFGCSMVVLALTLMCSLAIAADYPEIRGTWVGKVRMIKSDGSIITSKSAMVINKQDGELFSGYKAWFAENKDNLITENFKGIIGADGKSLYLAEAGEGYTQGFITGKQSMSLYYLEDGRKCKAISYSMERIHFSRAFIDIDKDGNKTVIRSEIVRVYPLNAERIMKEADLNKDGKLSKQEWEAWKKNK, encoded by the coding sequence ATGAAAAAAGTTTTTGGCTGTTCTATGGTAGTTTTGGCTTTAACCTTGATGTGTTCTCTGGCTATTGCTGCTGACTATCCTGAGATACGCGGTACTTGGGTTGGTAAGGTCAGAATGATCAAAAGTGATGGTTCAATCATCACATCAAAATCTGCCATGGTTATCAACAAGCAGGATGGAGAGCTTTTTTCAGGCTATAAAGCGTGGTTTGCTGAGAATAAGGATAACCTGATTACTGAGAATTTTAAGGGTATTATCGGCGCAGATGGTAAATCACTGTATTTAGCTGAAGCCGGAGAAGGATATACTCAGGGATTTATTACCGGTAAGCAGAGTATGTCACTTTATTATCTCGAAGATGGACGTAAATGCAAAGCTATTTCTTACAGTATGGAAAGAATTCATTTCTCTCGTGCTTTTATTGATATTGATAAAGACGGAAATAAAACTGTTATCCGATCTGAAATAGTCAGAGTTTATCCTCTTAACGCTGAACGTATTATGAAAGAGGCTGATCTCAACAAAGACGGTAAGTTGAGCAAACAAGAGTGGGAAGCCTGGAAGAAAAACAAATAA
- a CDS encoding amino acid ABC transporter ATP-binding protein, with product MIQIKNLYKSFGQLDVIKGIDLHVKSGEVVCIIGPSGSGKSTVLRCINKLEEPTSGTIIVDGHDIMQKSTNINEVRAEAGMVFQQFNLFPHMTILENVTLGPVKVRNVSKSDANELGLKLLEKVGLKDKARNYPDQLSGGQKQRVAIARSLALQPKVILFDEPTSALDPELVGEVLEVMQQLAKEGMTMVVVTHEMGFAKEVADRLIFIDEGIIQEEGVPAEVFANPKNPRLKDFLGKVVSHL from the coding sequence ATGATTCAAATTAAAAATCTTTACAAAAGTTTCGGGCAGCTCGACGTCATCAAAGGTATTGATCTGCATGTTAAATCAGGTGAAGTAGTCTGTATTATCGGTCCTTCAGGGTCCGGTAAATCTACTGTTTTGCGCTGTATCAACAAACTTGAAGAGCCAACTTCCGGTACTATTATTGTGGACGGGCATGATATTATGCAAAAGTCTACCAATATTAATGAAGTTCGGGCTGAAGCCGGAATGGTTTTTCAGCAGTTTAATCTTTTTCCACACATGACAATTCTGGAGAATGTTACTCTTGGACCTGTCAAAGTTCGTAATGTAAGCAAAAGTGATGCTAATGAGCTTGGATTGAAATTACTGGAAAAAGTTGGACTTAAAGATAAAGCCCGTAACTATCCAGATCAACTTTCAGGTGGGCAGAAACAGCGTGTAGCTATTGCCCGTTCACTGGCTTTGCAGCCCAAGGTTATTCTTTTTGATGAGCCTACTTCTGCGCTGGACCCCGAGCTTGTAGGGGAAGTTCTGGAAGTTATGCAGCAGCTCGCAAAAGAGGGTATGACAATGGTAGTTGTTACTCACGAAATGGGGTTTGCCAAAGAAGTTGCTGATCGTTTGATCTTCATTGACGAGGGAATTATTCAGGAAGAAGGCGTACCTGCTGAGGTTTTTGCTAATCCTAAAAATCCACGTCTCAAAGATTTTCTAGGCAAAGTTGTTTCACATCTTTAG
- a CDS encoding amino acid ABC transporter permease, with amino-acid sequence MAFAFETSVFWDTFPMLMRGLKLTIEITLGGLFLGFILGSTAGLMKLSRSFFVRKIAGVYVEAIRGTPMLVQAMFLYYGVPMAIGMRIPPMTAGIVIIAVNSGAYIAEIVRGAVQSINPGQVEAGRSIGLTSAQTMRYIIWPQALKRMIPPLGNQFIISLKDTSLLMVIGVGELMRTGQEITSVNFRAFEVYLAVACVYLVMTLSIANGMRMVEKKLNTSRR; translated from the coding sequence ATGGCATTCGCATTTGAAACATCAGTTTTCTGGGATACTTTTCCCATGCTCATGCGTGGACTTAAGCTCACAATTGAGATTACTCTTGGCGGTTTATTTTTAGGTTTTATCCTCGGTAGTACAGCTGGCCTGATGAAGCTTTCTCGTTCTTTTTTTGTTCGCAAAATTGCCGGGGTTTATGTTGAAGCCATCAGGGGAACTCCCATGCTGGTTCAAGCCATGTTTCTTTATTATGGTGTTCCTATGGCAATCGGAATGCGCATTCCTCCTATGACCGCCGGGATTGTTATTATTGCTGTAAATTCTGGTGCGTATATTGCCGAAATCGTGCGTGGTGCTGTTCAGTCAATTAATCCGGGACAGGTAGAAGCCGGACGTTCCATAGGCCTTACCAGTGCACAGACAATGCGCTATATTATTTGGCCTCAGGCTTTAAAACGCATGATACCGCCTCTTGGAAACCAGTTTATTATCAGCCTTAAAGATACCTCTCTGCTTATGGTTATCGGTGTTGGCGAACTTATGAGAACAGGTCAGGAAATTACCTCCGTAAACTTCCGTGCATTTGAAGTTTATCTTGCTGTTGCCTGTGTTTATCTTGTTATGACTCTGTCTATCGCAAATGGTATGCGTATGGTTGAGAAAAAGCTCAATACTTCCCGGAGGTAA
- the glnH gene encoding glutamine ABC transporter substrate-binding protein GlnH, whose amino-acid sequence MKKLLSLVVAVLITVAMVGSAFASKLTVACDTSFPPFEFKDPKTGVHTGFDVELWKAIADKCGVEYELQPMDFNGIIPGLQSNQIDVGIAGITIKPERAKVVDFSDGYYNSGLLLLVKSDDNSINDIKDLKGKIIATKLNTTSAEFAKTADPKEVKLYPNSDAMFMELMSGGADAVLFDSPVIGDFMRKAGKGQVKVVGPLYNGQQYGIAFPKGSKLVSKVNAALKELRKDGTYRELYIKWFGSEPK is encoded by the coding sequence ATGAAAAAATTGCTGTCACTCGTTGTAGCTGTGCTGATTACTGTGGCTATGGTTGGATCTGCTTTCGCAAGTAAACTTACTGTTGCCTGTGACACCAGCTTTCCTCCTTTTGAATTCAAAGATCCCAAAACAGGTGTTCATACCGGTTTTGACGTTGAACTCTGGAAAGCTATTGCTGATAAATGCGGTGTTGAGTACGAATTGCAGCCAATGGACTTCAATGGCATTATCCCCGGTCTCCAGTCTAATCAGATCGATGTAGGTATTGCTGGTATTACCATCAAACCTGAACGTGCTAAAGTTGTTGATTTTTCTGATGGTTATTACAACTCAGGCCTTCTTCTTCTTGTCAAAAGTGATGACAATTCTATTAATGATATTAAAGACCTCAAAGGCAAAATTATTGCTACCAAGCTGAATACAACTTCAGCTGAATTCGCTAAAACAGCTGATCCTAAAGAAGTTAAACTTTATCCTAACAGCGATGCTATGTTCATGGAACTTATGAGCGGCGGTGCTGATGCTGTACTTTTTGACTCTCCTGTTATCGGAGATTTCATGCGTAAAGCAGGTAAAGGTCAGGTTAAAGTTGTTGGTCCTCTTTACAATGGTCAGCAGTACGGCATTGCCTTTCCTAAGGGCAGCAAGCTTGTATCCAAAGTTAATGCAGCTCTCAAAGAACTTCGGAAAGATGGCACTTACCGTGAGCTTTACATCAAATGGTTTGGTAGTGAACCAAAATAG
- a CDS encoding glutamine synthetase III: MSANLSRQSAITAITNYTAPEASFSFADTKPTELFGCNVFNDNVMKDRLPKKVYKSVKKTIEEGAVLDPTVADAVANAMKEWAMEKGATHYTHVFYPLTGLTAEKHDGFLSPDGKGNAIAEFEGKLLIQGEPDASSFPNGGLRATFEARGYTAWDVTSPAYILENPNGTFLCIPTAFISWKGEALDKKTPLLRANQAVNKSAQRILKIFGDDSGKRVVSNAGPEQEYFLIDRNFFFARPDLQMAGRTLFGAKPAKGQELDDHYFGAIPRRVLSFMMDVEHQLYKLGVPVKTRHNEVAPGQFEIAPVYEQSNIATDHNQMVMTTLKSVAKKHGMACLLHEKPFAGINGSGKHLNYSLSCSGHGSLFDPGENPTENAQFLIFCAAVIRSVHKYSKLLRAVVATASNDHRLGANEAPPAILSIFLGDHLSEIFSKIQEGNSPTPTSTGFLKAGVDTLPPLPRDAGDRNRTSPFAFTGNRFEFRAVGSNSSIAGPQVAINTMIADSLDYIADELEAFMGGDESKLNDAVNKVIKDIMDTHGQIVFNGDGYSDAWHKEAVEKRGLPNLRTSADAIPEISSPEVVELFTKYSVFTKEELDSRTEIYLEQYNQAIVTEAALVVKLAKTHIFPGAVRYQKELAETCANMKTIGVPFTTDVLTEVTDKLRSMQAAVVELEKIMDAKPSDGVEEEAKYLCCTALPAMLEVRKYADSLEEVVADDLWCLPSYSEMLFIK; this comes from the coding sequence ATGAGTGCAAACTTGTCCCGCCAGAGCGCAATCACCGCGATAACTAACTACACAGCCCCAGAAGCATCTTTCAGCTTTGCAGACACTAAGCCTACTGAACTTTTCGGTTGTAACGTATTTAATGACAACGTTATGAAAGATAGACTTCCTAAAAAGGTCTATAAATCCGTTAAGAAAACCATCGAAGAAGGTGCTGTACTTGACCCGACCGTTGCTGATGCAGTTGCAAACGCAATGAAAGAATGGGCCATGGAAAAAGGTGCTACACACTATACCCACGTTTTCTATCCTCTGACAGGCCTCACTGCTGAAAAACATGACGGTTTCCTTTCTCCTGACGGAAAAGGTAACGCTATTGCAGAATTTGAAGGTAAACTCCTTATTCAGGGTGAACCTGATGCATCCAGCTTCCCTAACGGTGGCCTCCGTGCAACATTTGAAGCACGTGGTTACACAGCTTGGGACGTTACAAGCCCTGCATACATCCTTGAAAATCCTAACGGAACCTTCCTGTGCATTCCTACTGCATTTATCTCATGGAAAGGTGAAGCTCTGGATAAAAAGACTCCCCTGCTCAGAGCAAATCAGGCTGTCAATAAATCAGCACAGCGCATTCTGAAAATCTTCGGTGATGATTCCGGTAAACGCGTTGTTTCAAACGCCGGTCCTGAACAGGAATATTTCCTCATCGACAGAAACTTTTTCTTTGCCCGTCCAGACCTTCAGATGGCAGGCAGAACCCTGTTCGGTGCTAAACCGGCTAAAGGTCAGGAACTCGATGACCATTACTTCGGCGCAATTCCCCGCCGTGTTCTTTCTTTCATGATGGACGTTGAACATCAGCTCTACAAACTTGGTGTGCCTGTAAAAACACGCCATAATGAAGTTGCACCCGGTCAGTTCGAAATTGCACCCGTTTACGAACAGTCCAATATTGCAACCGACCATAACCAGATGGTTATGACTACTCTCAAAAGCGTAGCTAAAAAGCATGGAATGGCTTGCCTGCTGCACGAAAAACCTTTCGCAGGAATCAACGGATCAGGTAAACATCTTAACTACTCACTGAGTTGCAGCGGTCACGGCAGCCTTTTCGATCCAGGCGAAAACCCGACTGAAAACGCTCAGTTCCTGATCTTCTGCGCTGCGGTTATCCGTTCAGTACACAAGTACAGCAAACTTCTGCGTGCAGTTGTTGCAACAGCAAGCAACGATCACCGTCTTGGTGCTAACGAAGCACCTCCTGCAATCCTGTCCATCTTCCTCGGTGACCACCTGTCTGAAATTTTCAGCAAGATCCAGGAAGGCAACTCACCTACCCCCACATCCACAGGATTCCTTAAAGCAGGCGTTGACACTCTGCCTCCGCTTCCAAGAGATGCTGGTGACCGTAACCGCACAAGCCCATTTGCATTCACCGGTAACCGTTTTGAATTCCGCGCAGTAGGTTCCAACTCATCTATTGCCGGTCCTCAGGTTGCCATCAATACCATGATTGCCGACTCTCTCGACTACATCGCTGATGAACTTGAAGCATTCATGGGTGGCGATGAATCCAAACTCAATGATGCTGTAAACAAAGTCATCAAAGACATCATGGATACTCATGGCCAGATCGTTTTCAACGGTGACGGTTACTCTGACGCATGGCACAAAGAAGCTGTCGAAAAACGCGGTCTCCCCAACCTGCGCACTTCAGCTGATGCTATTCCTGAAATCTCCTCACCTGAAGTTGTTGAGCTTTTCACCAAGTACAGTGTTTTCACTAAAGAAGAACTGGACAGCCGTACTGAAATATACCTTGAACAGTACAATCAGGCTATCGTTACCGAAGCAGCTCTTGTAGTTAAACTCGCTAAGACCCACATCTTCCCAGGCGCAGTCCGCTATCAGAAAGAGCTTGCTGAAACATGTGCAAACATGAAAACAATTGGTGTTCCTTTCACAACTGACGTTCTGACCGAAGTGACTGATAAACTCAGATCAATGCAGGCAGCAGTTGTTGAACTGGAAAAAATTATGGACGCCAAGCCTTCTGACGGTGTTGAAGAAGAAGCAAAATACCTTTGCTGCACCGCACTGCCAGCTATGCTCGAAGTTCGTAAATATGCAGACTCTCTCGAAGAAGTTGTTGCAGATGACCTCTGGTGCCTGCCCAGCTACTCCGAAATGCTTTTTATTAAATAG
- a CDS encoding YgdI/YgdR family lipoprotein — MKKILITAVLCALPMLLVGCGSKHYTITKADGSTVTSAGEPEFVKASNTYKFENLDGQDVILKREDIKEIIKNKE, encoded by the coding sequence ATGAAAAAAATTCTTATTACAGCTGTTTTGTGTGCTTTGCCTATGCTTTTGGTTGGTTGCGGTAGCAAGCATTACACCATCACTAAAGCTGACGGCTCTACTGTTACAAGTGCAGGGGAGCCTGAGTTTGTTAAGGCTTCAAATACCTATAAATTTGAAAATCTTGATGGGCAGGATGTCATTCTCAAGCGCGAAGATATAAAAGAGATTATTAAGAATAAAGAGTAG